TGTATGGAAGCGGCCTACCTCCAAGTTATGAAGAAGCTACGCGATGAAATAGATAGAGTAATTAGGAGAAGTGTTTCCTGATCTTAGATTTACAGATCCCTATTTATACATTAGATAATATCTAATTTATACAGTGGGGAAATCGAGTCGAAATCTTTCGAATCATAAGCATCTGCAGCAAGAATCCAAAATAGAGGCGTTTTTGCTTGTCCGACCAGCTCTATAGGGTAGGGTTGCGGTTGCTTATCTTTAGGGAAAAATACGCTACTTACGATAGCTTTTTTATTCTCTCCTTGAACATAGACAACTATGTGTTTTGCTTTGTGCACAGTGGGAAGGGTAAGAGTCATTCTCTCAGTTTCTAATTGAGGAACTTCATTAAATACGACTAGACGCTCTTGTTCTTTTAGAGCTTGTGTATTTGGGAATAGGGATAGGGTATGACCGTCTTCACCAATCCCGAGCATAACCATATCAAAACTTACTTCAGGAACTACGGATTCTATAAGGTTTTGATATTTTCTTGCTCCGTCAGGATTTTCAGTTTCCATGCGAAAAATCTGCTCTTCAGGAATATACAAATCCCGAAGAATACTCATGGCCTGACCATAGTTACTTTCATAAGATGTGTGGGGGACATTTCTTTCATCTCCCCAAAATAGAAAGATCTTAGTAGGATCGGAGATCTTATCTTTGTTTTTTACAATTTCCTTAAAGATTTCTAAAGGAGTTCTCCCTCCAGAAAGAGCAACATAAAAAGCTCCGCGCTGTTTAATGGATTTATTAGCACTTGCTATCCAATCCTTACTAGCCAGATCAATAAACAACTCGGGTTTCTTCGTGAGGAGGAGTTTATTCGTATCGTTAAAATTCACTAATGTTGCCATAATTATCTCAAAATACAGTTAAGTTACAGGGGACGCCAACTTCTTCCATCAGCTTGTAGTAATTCCTCTGCTTCCTTAGGACCTGAAGATCCAGCAACATAATTAGGGAAATGCGCATCTGAGGAATCTTGCTCCCATCGCTTTAAAATCGGTGTAAAGAGCTCCCAAGAATCCATAACTTCATCACTACAGGTAAATAGAATCCTATCGCCTAGAATACAGTCACAAAGCAATCTCTCGTAAGCTTCCGGCGCCGTTGTCTTGAAATACGTATCGTAGCGAAAATCCATTTTCACAGGACGTACGATATTATTCATTCCAGGAACTTTACAGTTAAATTTCAAGGCCACGCCTTCATCCGGTTGTATACGGATAATTAGCAGATCATTTTCTAAAGGACATACGGGACAAGATTCCGCTGTAAATAAGCTGGGCAAAGACTTTTTGAAAATGATAGAGATATCTGTAGAGCGTTTAGAAAGACGTTTACCGGCTCGAAGATAAAAAGGCACTCCCAACCAACGTGGGTTATCAATAAACATCTTTAACGCTACATAAGTCTCCACATTAGAATCTGGAGCTACATTGTCTTCTTCACGATAGCCAAGAACAGACACATCTTGTACTTCTCCCGGACCATATTGTCCACGAATAATATCTTCTTTAGCAAATGGACGGATTTTCTTAAGAATATTGATCTTTTCTTTTTTAATTTCTTCAGAATTGAATACTGAAGGAGGTTCCATAGTTAATAGACATAAAAGCTGCATCATATGGTTTTGCACCATATCACGAAGCATTCCAGATTTTTCAAAGAAGTTCCCTCGTGTGCCTATGCCTATAGATTCACTCACGCTAATTTGCACATGATCAATGTATTGAGAATTCCAACAAGACTCAAATAGAGTATTTGCAAAACGTATCGTAAGAATATTCTGTACAGTTTCTTTCCCCAGATAATGATCGATACGATAGACAGAATCTTCATCTAGATTATCATCTATGTACTTTTGTAGTTCTTTAGCGCTTTGTAGATCCACACCAAAGGGTTTTTCTATAATCACTCGAGACCATGGCTTGCCTTCGCTTTGATCATGATAAAAAAGCTTATGCTTATTAATATTTTCGATAATCTCGGGGAAATACTCTGGAGGCGTTGATAAGTAAAATAGCCGATTCCCTTGTGTCTTATATTTCTTATCAATATCCTCAAGTCTCTCTTTTAATGAGGCGTAGCCCTCGGGAGAAGAGAAGTTGGATTCGTGATAAAATATACGTGATTCAAACTCTTCCCAAATGCGGATATCAAGCTCTTGAGCACGTGAAAAGTTTTGTATTGCCTGTTTCATTTCTTCACGAAATTCCTCATGGCTTTTCTTTCTTCTAGCAAAACCTACGCAGACAAAGTTTTCAGACAGCCTACCCTCTTTAATAAGATGATACAATGCTGGGAATAACTTGCGCGCTGTAAGATCTCCGGTAGCTCCGAAGATTACCATCACACAGGGAGGACATGGGAGCAAGGTTTTCCCGCCATCTTTATTTTCATTACTTGTCATTTCCATGGTGCTTAGGGCCTCGTGACATAGCTAAAAATGCGTAGAATAACAAAAAAAGAATAAAAATAACTACGAAGAAACTTTACCTGCACAGAAATTCCCCTACAGATGAAAAATGGCTATGTTTTTCTCAATCTCTTTCTTTTTGAACGGTTACGATGAGCGTTGTAAAGTTTTCTTTGTTGAGCCCTATAGGGGAGTTCCTTGTAGGGCAATCACAATGGTTAACCATGCCGCAGGATTAAGGTAATCTGCATGGCATGCAGATTACTCATAGACTCTCTATTTAAAGGGGGGATTAGGGTGCTTTAACGAAACGGAAATCCACGACTCCTGTAGGGGAAAAGTTAAAATTCGATAACTTTTTATTTAATGCGAAATGAAAAGCGTCATGATAAATCGGTTCGATGATATGGAAAGTTTCCAAATATAAAGCGGCTTGTGAAATGAGTTCATTACGCTTTTCTAGATCCCTTTCTTCTTGAATAGTGGTTAGGAGCTCTATGAAGTCCTTATGATCTAACGCATAGGGAGGCACTCCGGAAGGGTGAGCAAAAATTGTTAGAAATGCCATAGGATCAGAAAAATCTGCGAACCATCCTCCCGTAGCTAATGAAAAATGTCCCGAAGCTAATTCTGCTTGTAAAAGAGCAAACTCTTTTCCTGCTATCGGAATAGAAAATCCTAAGGTATCTTTCCATTGCTCACGAATCATCTGAACAAGTAAAGCACTTGCAGAGGAACCTGAAGGAAAGACTAAGGAGTGGCTCTCCAAATCTTTTGATGTGATATTCAGCTCTTCTAAAGATTCTTGAAAGAGCTTTTTCGCTAGATGCTTACGCTGTTCTTTAGAAGGAAGCTCTAAATTCGGGTAGGTATGCAAGTTATTTGGCAGCAAATGTAGCGCGGGCTTTGCTCTATCTAAAAATATTGTAGAAACCAAGGATTCCTTATCTAAAGCCAAAGAGAGTGCTTGTCTTAACTTCGCATGATTAAGAGGGAACTTATTTACGTTGAAAGTTAACCAAGAGGTCCCTGCAACGTCAAAAGAGCGGAGACTTCCTTTGGATTGCAGATGAGATAGCGTCTCAGTTGGGATACGTTCTCCCCAAGGAGGCCCTTGCCAATGCAACTTCCCTTGATTAAACAACAGAGCTGCGGTATTTGCATCTGGGATAAAGTGCACTGTGATCGTTTGAGTTTTTACTGCCTCTTGGTTGTAATAATGAGGATTTTTCTCAAGACGCAGCCACTGCTTTTGTTTAATTTGTTTAGGATAAAAGGCGCTACTGGCGATAGGGAGAGCTAGTTGTGACTCACGTTGTTCTTTATGAACAGGGAAAAAAATAGGTAAGGCTAAAAGTTTTAAAAAATGCGAGGTTGGAGATTCTAGTTCGATGACTAACGTCTTATCATCTTTAGCGTAAAAGCCTACATTCTCCTCAGGAAGCATTCCTTGCTGAATTTTCTTAATGTTTTTAATCGGATCGAAAGCAAAGTTATACACTCCAGAGACTTCTTGACTTACCACTTGTTTCCAAGAAGCAATAAAATCTTCAGCAGTTAGGGGATCGCCATTACTCCAATAAGCTTGCCTTAGATGAAAGGTGTAGGTCTTTCCATCCTCAGAGAGAGAATAGTTTTCTGCGAGTGCCGGTTCTAAATTTCCCGTCTGAGTATTTTCTTGAACCAGTCCCTCATAAATATGCT
The Chlamydia caviae GPIC genome window above contains:
- a CDS encoding peptide ABC transporter substrate-binding protein is translated as MRKISLGIYLSFLVSSSLVLYGCNNFRKSQDHLSINMKDDPRSLDPRQVRLLSDINLIKHIYEGLVQENTQTGNLEPALAENYSLSEDGKTYTFHLRQAYWSNGDPLTAEDFIASWKQVVSQEVSGVYNFAFDPIKNIKKIQQGMLPEENVGFYAKDDKTLVIELESPTSHFLKLLALPIFFPVHKEQRESQLALPIASSAFYPKQIKQKQWLRLEKNPHYYNQEAVKTQTITVHFIPDANTAALLFNQGKLHWQGPPWGERIPTETLSHLQSKGSLRSFDVAGTSWLTFNVNKFPLNHAKLRQALSLALDKESLVSTIFLDRAKPALHLLPNNLHTYPNLELPSKEQRKHLAKKLFQESLEELNITSKDLESHSLVFPSGSSASALLVQMIREQWKDTLGFSIPIAGKEFALLQAELASGHFSLATGGWFADFSDPMAFLTIFAHPSGVPPYALDHKDFIELLTTIQEERDLEKRNELISQAALYLETFHIIEPIYHDAFHFALNKKLSNFNFSPTGVVDFRFVKAP
- the pgl gene encoding 6-phosphogluconolactonase, translated to MATLVNFNDTNKLLLTKKPELFIDLASKDWIASANKSIKQRGAFYVALSGGRTPLEIFKEIVKNKDKISDPTKIFLFWGDERNVPHTSYESNYGQAMSILRDLYIPEEQIFRMETENPDGARKYQNLIESVVPEVSFDMVMLGIGEDGHTLSLFPNTQALKEQERLVVFNEVPQLETERMTLTLPTVHKAKHIVVYVQGENKKAIVSSVFFPKDKQPQPYPIELVGQAKTPLFWILAADAYDSKDFDSISPLYKLDII
- the zwf gene encoding glucose-6-phosphate dehydrogenase, with amino-acid sequence MEMTSNENKDGGKTLLPCPPCVMVIFGATGDLTARKLFPALYHLIKEGRLSENFVCVGFARRKKSHEEFREEMKQAIQNFSRAQELDIRIWEEFESRIFYHESNFSSPEGYASLKERLEDIDKKYKTQGNRLFYLSTPPEYFPEIIENINKHKLFYHDQSEGKPWSRVIIEKPFGVDLQSAKELQKYIDDNLDEDSVYRIDHYLGKETVQNILTIRFANTLFESCWNSQYIDHVQISVSESIGIGTRGNFFEKSGMLRDMVQNHMMQLLCLLTMEPPSVFNSEEIKKEKINILKKIRPFAKEDIIRGQYGPGEVQDVSVLGYREEDNVAPDSNVETYVALKMFIDNPRWLGVPFYLRAGKRLSKRSTDISIIFKKSLPSLFTAESCPVCPLENDLLIIRIQPDEGVALKFNCKVPGMNNIVRPVKMDFRYDTYFKTTAPEAYERLLCDCILGDRILFTCSDEVMDSWELFTPILKRWEQDSSDAHFPNYVAGSSGPKEAEELLQADGRSWRPL